In Desulfuromonas sp., the genomic stretch GCCGCTACCGGCAAAGCCCTTTCGATACCGACCGCTCCGGAGCCGCCCGGGTCACAAAAAAGGCATCCCGGGTTGGTCCGGGTTCCCGCCCTGTTCGGACAGCTCATCCCGGCATCGACCGAGATCTTGTGAATCCGCTCGCCGAAGAGCTGTTTCAGATGCTCGGAAAAAAGCTTGTAAGGTTTCCTGCTCATGGGAGTAATATGCCACCGGAGCTGAAAATCAGCAAATTTTCTGTTATGATGACCGTTGCAAAACAGTTATACCAGATGGAGGTTTGCCGTGTCGGACGAAGAACAGAAAGAACCTGAATCCCCGGAAACACCGGAAGAAGAGCCCGCCAGCCCATCCCGCTTTCCGGAGATGGACGAGCTGCAGGACGACATCGCCCGGCGGATCCGTGACAACCAGAAATTTCTCGATCATTTTCTCGACAACGATTATACCGATGAGGATGAGGACGATGATGATGACGAGGAGATTTTCGAGGAACTCTAGGCGGCAGTATTACGATTCGGAATAACCGATCTTATCGAGATAGCCGGCCCATTCGACCGGCGTCAGCTGCTTTTTCCGATTGTTGCAATCCTTGCAGGCGGCGACACAATTCCCTTTTGTCGTTTTGCCGCCGCGCGAGACCGGAACAACATGATCGAGAGTCAGGTCACGCGGCAATACCCGGACACCGCAATAATGGCACTCGCCGCGGGCAACCCGATTCTTCCACCACTGGCTCTGCCGCAGCTCACGGGCCTTGCGGCGTTCCCTTTTGATATGGTCTTCATCAACTTCAAACATTAATTTACCTGACCTTTCCCCCTGCATTCTATCGATTCCGGCCG encodes the following:
- a CDS encoding HNH endonuclease — protein: MFEVDEDHIKRERRKARELRQSQWWKNRVARGECHYCGVRVLPRDLTLDHVVPVSRGGKTTKGNCVAACKDCNNRKKQLTPVEWAGYLDKIGYSES